The Tachysurus fulvidraco isolate hzauxx_2018 chromosome 4, HZAU_PFXX_2.0, whole genome shotgun sequence DNA window aacgtaccacaccaccaacaacagcagaaacaactgcagtgacaactactgtcACCCCAACAAGCACAATTCCAGGAACACCCACTGcaacaactgaagcatccactacattaccaacatcagcagaaacaactgcagtgacaactactgttacCCCAACAAGCACAAATCCAGGGACAACCACTGCAACaagtgaagcatccactacatcaccaacaacagcagaaactactgGATTGACAAGTACTGTTACCCCAACAAGCACAATTCCAGGGACAACCACTGCAACaagtgaagcatccactacatcaccaacaacagcagaaactaCGGCATTGACACCTACTGTTACCCCAACAAGCACAATTCCAGGGACAACCACTGCAACaagtgaagcatccactacatcaCCAACAGCACAATCTGCAACCACAATTTTGTACACGatacaacctacaacaccaccaacatcaacagaaacatcCACATTGACAAAAAATAGCACCCAAACAAGCACAATTCCAGAGACAGCCACTGcaacaactgaagcatccactacatcaCCAACAGCAGAATCTGGAACCACAattttgtacacaacacaacctacaataTCACCAACATCAGAAGAAACAACTGCAGTAACAACTACTGTTACCCCAACAAGCACACTTGCAGGGACAACCACTGTAACaagtgaagcatccactacaacaccaagaACAGAATCTTCCACCACAACCTTGTACACAACAGAACCTACAACATCACcaacagcagaaactactgcagtgacaagtACTGTTACttcaacaagtacaattccagggACAACCAATGCAACAggtgaagcatccactacatcaCCAACAGCAGAATCTGGAACCACAattttgtacacaacacaacctacaacaccaccaacatcagcagaaacaactgcagtgacaagcACTGTTACCTTAACAAGCACAATTCCAGGAACAACCACTGCAACaagtgaagcatccactacattACCAACAACAGctgaaacaactgcagtgacaactactgttagCCAAACAAGCACAATTCCCAGGACAACCACTGCAACaagtgaagcatccactacaacaccaacaacaaaatCTGGAACCACAattttgtacacaacacaacctacaacactaCCAACATCAGAAGAAACAACTccagtgacaactactgttacCCCAACAAGCATAATTCCAGGGACAACCACTGCAACaagtgaagcatccactacatcaccaacaacagcagaaactaTGGCATTGACACCTACTGTTACCCCAACAAGCACAATTCCAGCGACAACCACTGCAACaagtgaagcatccactacatcaCCAACAGCACAATCTGGAACCACAATTTTGTACAcgacacaacctacaacaccaccaacatcaacagaaacatcCACATTGACAAAAAATAGCACCCAAACAAGCACAATTCCAGAGACAGCCACTGCAACaagtgaagcatccactacatcaCCAACAGCAGAATCTGGAACCACAattttgtacacaacacaacctacaacaccaccaacatcagcagaaccaactgcagtgacaactactgttacACCAACAAGCACACTTGCAGGGACAACCACTGtaacaactgaagcatccactacaacaccaagaACAGAATCTTCCACCACAACCTTGTACACAACAGAACCTACAGCATCATCAACAGCAGAACCAACTGCAGTGACAAGTACTGTTACCCCACCAAGCACAATTCCATGGACAACCACTGCAACAAGTAAAGCATCCACTACATCACCAACAGCAGAATCTGGAACCACAattttgtacacaacacaacctacaacaccaccatcagcaGCAGAATCATCCACATTGACAACAACTAGCACCATAACAAGCACAATTCCATGGACAACCACTGCAACaagtgaagcatccactacattACCAAAAGAAGAATCTGCAACCACAattttgtacacaacacaacctacaacaccaccaacatcagcagaaagaaCTGCACTGACAAGTACTGTTACGTTAACAAGCACAATTCCAGGAACAACCACTGCAACaagtgaagcatccactacattACCAACAACAGctgaaacaactgcagtgacaactactgttacCCAAACAAGCACAATTCCAGGGACAACCATTGCAACaagtgaagcatccactacaacaccaacaacagaatctggaACCACAattttgtacacaacacaacctacaacactaCCAACATCAGAAGAAACAACTCCAGTGACAACTACTGTCACCCCAACAAGCATAATTCCAGGGACAACCACTGCAACaagtgaagcatccactacatcaccaacaacagcagaaactaTGGCATTGACAACTACTGTTACCCCAACAAGCACAATTCCATGGACAACCACTGCAACAAGTAAAGCATCCACTACATCACCAACAGCAAAATCTGGAACCACAAtcttgtacacaacacaacctacaacagcACCATCATCAGCAGAATCATCCACATTGACAACAACTAGCACCATAACAAGCACAATTCCATGGACAACCACAGCAACTagtgaaacatccactacatcACCAAAAGAAGAATCTGCAAACACAattttgtacacaacacaacctacaacaccaccaacatcagcagaaagaaCTGCACTGACAAGTACTGTTACGTTAACAAGCACAATTCCAGGAACAACCACTGCAACaagtgaagcatccactacattACCAACAACAGctgaaacaactgcagtgacaactactgttacCCAAACAAGCACAATTCCAGGGACAACCATTGCAACaagtgaagcatccactacaacaccaacaacagaatctggaACCACAattttgtacacaacacaacctacaactcTACCAACATCAGAAGAAACAACTCCAGTGACAACTACTGTCACCCCAACAAGCATAATTCCAGGGACAACCACTGCAACaagtgaagcatccactacatcaccaacaacagcagaaactaCAGCATTGACAACTACTGTTACCCCAACAAGCACAATTCCATGGACAACCACTGCAACAAGTAAAGCATCCACTACATCACCAACAGCAGAATCTGGAACCACAAtcttgtacacaacacaacctacaacaccaccatcatcagcAGAATCATCCACATTGACAACAACTAGCACCATAACAAGGACAATTCCATGGACAACCACAGCAACaagtgaagcatccactacatcaCCAAAAGAAGAATCTGCAAACACAattttgtacacaacacaacctacaacactaccaacatcagcagaaagaaCTGCACTGACAAGTACTGTTACGTTAACAAGCACACTTCCAGGAACAACCACAGCAACaagtgaagcatccactacattACCAACAACAGctgaaacaactgcagtgacaactactgttacCCAAACAAGCACAATTCCAGGGACAACTACTGCAACaagtgaagcatccactacaacaccaacaacagaatctggaACCACAattttgtacacaacacaacctacaacactaCCAACATCAGAAGAAACAACTCCAGTGACAACTACTGTCACCCCAACAAGCATAATTCCAGGGACAACCACTGCAACAAGTGAAGCATCCGCTACATCACCAACAAGAGCAAAAACTACAGCATTGACAACTACTGTTACCCCAACAAGCACAATTCCAGGGACAACCACTTCAATAAATGAAGCACACACTACATCTCCAACAGCAGAATCTGGAACCACAattttgtacacaacacaacctacaacaccaccaacatcaacaaaaaaatccacattGACAAAAAATAGcacccaaacaaacacaatttcagagacaaccactgcaacaagtgaagcatccactacatcaATAACAGAAGAATCTGCAACCACAATTTTGTACAccacacaacctacaacactaCCAACATCAGAAGAAACAACTccagtgacaactactgttacCCCAACAAGCATAATTCCAGGGACAACCACTGCAACaagtgaagcatccactacatcaccaacaacagcagaaactaTAGCATTGACAACTACTGTTACCCCAACAAGCACAATTCCAGGGACAACCACTGCAACAAGTAACGCATCCACTAcatcaccaacaacagaatctggaACCACAattttgtacacaacacaacctacaacaccaccaacatcagcagaaacaactgcagtgacaagtACTGTTACCCCAACACGTACAATTCCAGGgacaaccactgctacaactgaaacatccactaaaTCACCAACAAGAGTATCTGACACCACAACTTTATTTACAACCCAACctgcaacaacagcagaaactaCAGCAGTGACAACAACTGTATCACCAACAATTCCAGTGATAACCACTGCAACATATGAAACATCCACAACACCAACAGCAGAATTGTCCACCTCAactttgtacacaacacaacctacaacaccaccaacatcaacagaaacaacCACATTGACAACAACTAGCACCCCAACAAGCACAATTCCATTGACAACTACTGCAACATCTgcaacatccactacaacaccaagaACAGAAACTGTCACCaaaactctatacacaacacaacctacaacaccaccaacatcagcagaaactactgcagcgacaaccactgttacccgAACAAGCACAATTCCAGTGACA harbors:
- the LOC125141057 gene encoding mucin-2: MLYTTQPTTPTTSAETTAVTNTVTPTSTIPGTTTATSETSTTSPTTAETTAVTTSATSEASTTTPTAESGTTILYTTQRTTPPTTAETTAVTTTVTPTSTIPGTPTATTEASTTLPTSAETTAVTTTVTPTSTNPGTTTATSEASTTSPTTAETTGLTSTVTPTSTIPGTTTATSEASTTSPTTAETTALTPTVTPTSTIPGTTTATSEASTTSPTAQSATTILYTIQPTTPPTSTETSTLTKNSTQTSTIPETATATTEASTTSPTAESGTTILYTTQPTISPTSEETTAVTTTVTPTSTLAGTTTVTSEASTTTPRTESSTTTLYTTEPTTSPTAETTAVTSTVTSTSTIPGTTNATGEASTTSPTAESGTTILYTTQPTTPPTSAETTAVTSTVTLTSTIPGTTTATSEASTTLPTTAETTAVTTTVSQTSTIPRTTTATSEASTTTPTTKSGTTILYTTQPTTLPTSEETTPVTTTVTPTSIIPGTTTATSEASTTSPTTAETMALTPTVTPTSTIPATTTATSEASTTSPTAQSGTTILYTTQPTTPPTSTETSTLTKNSTQTSTIPETATATSEASTTSPTAESGTTILYTTQPTTPPTSAEPTAVTTTVTPTSTLAGTTTVTTEASTTTPRTESSTTTLYTTEPTASSTAEPTAVTSTVTPPSTIPWTTTATSKASTTSPTAESGTTILYTTQPTTPPSAAESSTLTTTSTITSTIPWTTTATSEASTTLPKEESATTILYTTQPTTPPTSAERTALTSTVTLTSTIPGTTTATSEASTTLPTTAETTAVTTTVTQTSTIPGTTIATSEASTTTPTTESGTTILYTTQPTTLPTSEETTPVTTTVTPTSIIPGTTTATSEASTTSPTTAETMALTTTVTPTSTIPWTTTATSKASTTSPTAKSGTTILYTTQPTTAPSSAESSTLTTTSTITSTIPWTTTATSETSTTSPKEESANTILYTTQPTTPPTSAERTALTSTVTLTSTIPGTTTATSEASTTLPTTAETTAVTTTVTQTSTIPGTTIATSEASTTTPTTESGTTILYTTQPTTLPTSEETTPVTTTVTPTSIIPGTTTATSEASTTSPTTAETTALTTTVTPTSTIPWTTTATSKASTTSPTAESGTTILYTTQPTTPPSSAESSTLTTTSTITRTIPWTTTATSEASTTSPKEESANTILYTTQPTTLPTSAERTALTSTVTLTSTLPGTTTATSEASTTLPTTAETTAVTTTVTQTSTIPGTTTATSEASTTTPTTESGTTILYTTQPTTLPTSEETTPVTTTVTPTSIIPGTTTATSEASATSPTRAKTTALTTTVTPTSTIPGTTTSINEAHTTSPTAESGTTILYTTQPTTPPTSTKKSTLTKNSTQTNTISETTTATSEASTTSITEESATTILYTTQPTTLPTSEETTPVTTTVTPTSIIPGTTTATSEASTTSPTTAETIALTTTVTPTSTIPGTTTATSNASTTSPTTESGTTILYTTQPTTPPTSAETTAVTSTVTPTRTIPGTTTATTETSTKSPTRVSDTTTLFTTQPATTAETTAVTTTVSPTIPVITTATYETSTTPTAELSTSTLYTTQPTTPPTSTETTTLTTTSTPTSTIPLTTTATSATSTTTPRTETVTKTLYTTQPTTPPTSAETTAATTTVTRTSTIPVTSTATYETSTTPSAELSTSTLYTTQPTTPPTTAETTAVTTTVTPTSTIPGTTTATSEASTTTSTTESANTTLYTQQPTTLPTSAKTTAVTTTDTTKASTPKPTEFTATTLYTTQPTTPPTTAETTAVTTPVTPTSTIPVTSTATYETSTTPSAELSTSTLYTTQPTTPPTTAETTAVTTTGI